TCGGAGCCGGGACTCGTTCAGCCGGCGTCACCATGACCAAGGCCGGTAGCAAGGGCGGGAACCTCCGCGACAAGCTGGACGGCCACGAGCTGGATCTGAGCCTCAGCGACCTGAATGAGGTCCCGGTCAAGGAGTTGGTCAGTACAGTCCCGCGAGGCCCAGGCGCCCACCCACGACTGGCGCTGGCCCCTGCGTTGGTCGCTTTCTTTCGCATGTCTCAGTCTCCATGGCTTAAAATGAGGTGGGGGGAGTGGGACTAACTCCCCGGGGGAGGCCGCGTCCGGCCCCAGTTTTCTTCCTGGGATGTACACGTGTCACTTTGGCACAGTTCCAGAAGATGGGAAGGAGCTGCTTGTCTGGCTATGGGCTTTTTACGGGTCAGGAGTGAATCCCCCCCGCCCCATTTCAGGGGCTTTCGCAGCACTCAGCTCCTTTCCCGACCTAAAGTAGGAGCCCTCAGAGCGCGATTGCTGGATGTATTCggagaatgaatgaacagatgaatgaatgacttgGTGCAAGTAGGCCTCCGGTTAGGCCTGGGTGTGGCCCAGACCTGGCTTTTCTTGGAAGCCAGAAATCCCAGCTGGCTGCCCCAGCCCTGAGGCATGCTTCCTTGAAGAATGTGACATCTCACTGCTTGGTTAGCAAAGTCTCTTCTCAACTCTGAAACTGGTGGGAATCCGCACCATCGTGGCCCACCCCTCCACCCGCCTACTCCCGTACCCCCAACCGGGGAAACAAGCCTGAGGCCCCAGGGACGTTACAAGACTAGTTTGTTGCCAAAGTGGAGTTAGATGGTACATCCCTGCTTTGCCCACCTGGTTCCCCACCCGCATCCCCCACAGTAGCCTCCCTTTGGATGACCTGCACTTTCCTCACTGCCTTTAACAAATTATATTTGCGTTTGGCACTTGGCCCAGTCTTCCCTCTGCCTTGGCTGTGTAGTATGGAGGTTAGAATGGGAGTCCCAGTTCATATATCAGCTTCATTGCTTAATAGCTGAGTGCCCTTGGCAAGCTTAGTTCTCCTTTAAGCCTAgatttcctcatgtataaaatggtgataattatTCCCATCGCATAgggttgttgggagaattaaataagaCTGTAATGTAAAATACTTGGCAGGTAGCAAATGTTGATGCATGTAACTATTACCACGGTGTGCTTCCCACTGTGATATCTCAAACTTCTTTAGGTGGTCAAACTTCATGCTTGGGACTTTGACATTTGGAAAGTCCACGTTGGCCCAGTGTCCTTAACTGCATATTTGCCTTCTTCCCCGCCCCATGTTTCAGCCTGGCCCTAGAACTGCTGTCCGAAACCTTTTACTCCAGGCCTCCGGTTGGTGCAGCATTGCCCCTGGGAGAACGGAAGGGTCAGTTTTGCTGAGCCTGTCCATCCCAAACCCCATGGGAAAACAGAGCTGGGTTGTGAGGGCTTTGATTTCACtctgcattcactcattcattcaggtaCGAATCAGCCAACGGGTATATTGAGTGCCTGGAAGACCCTGCACTGGAGAATATGGAAATCACAGAGCTATAttagacacagtccctgccctgaaACCTAATAAGGAGCAGTGctagagagaatcttaaaagtgcTATGGAGAATTTCTGAGAATCTGGTCTTTTTTCCTTGGATGTTCCCCAGCCAAATCCCTACTGTGCATTCTTCTCTAGGTCGTGGGTGACTGgctcatttttcctttcatgtctCCAGGAACATTATACTTCagtgctattttttgtttttaaaggccttttttttttcctttgttgaaaaaaaattttttaacatctttattggagtataattgctttacaatggtgttttagtttctgctgtataacaaagtgaatcagctatacgtatacacatatccccaaatctcctccctcttgcatctccctgccatcctccctatcccacccctctaggtggtcacaaagcaccgagttgatctccctgtgctatgcagctgcttcccactagctatctgttttacatttggtagtgtatatatgtccatgttaaAGGCCTTTTCTAACCATGGGAACTTTCTGTGGAAAATGCTTCATTAGCAGATGTCACTGAATTGTTCCATGTGTTGATCTGACATTTTGTTCTCATTCCCTTTCCTAGGCTGCCCTCCCAAAGGCCACCATACTGGATCTGTCCTGCAATAAACTGACTGCTCTACCGGTAAGACTGGCAAGCAAGCATGATTTCTTCTAGAGCCCTGCTGCTTCTCCTTCCTGTCTGGGGGAGTTGTGTCATAAGGCATAATTTCAGGATAGGCCTGCAGGCAGGCTACCACTAAAAAGGCCTAAGCCCTTTTGCACACACGGCTCACGGCTCACCACCAGGAGCTATGCCTGCTATCTCCATTTTCATTCGAGCTGGAGCAGCTAGTAAAAGGtagagtcaggggcttccctggtggcgcagcggttgagagtccacctgccaatgtaggagactcgggttcgtgccccggtccgggaagatcccacatgccgcggagcggctgggcccctgagccatggccgctgagcctgcgcatcagtccggagcctgtgctccgcagcgggagaggccacaacagtgagaggcccgcgtaccgcaaaaaaaaaaaaaaaaaaaggtagagtcAGGATTTGCGCATAGGCGCCTCTGACTCGGGGCCTCCTGGACTGTTACATCGCAGTGTGTGAGCCCGAGGCCAAGGTGTTCTCTCTTTGGGTCCTAGTCGGATTTCTGTGGCCTCACACACCTGGTGAAGCTGGACCTGAGTAAGAACAAACTGCGGCAGCTACCAGCAGACTTTGGCCGCCTGGTCAACCTCCAGCACCTGGACCTCCTCAACAACAGGCTGGTCACCCTGCCTGTCAGCTTTGCTCAGCTCAAGGTAACAATTCATGACGCAATGTTTCATGGCCAGGTGCGGCAGAGGCCTCCGGGACTGAGGGAGTGTGGCTGTGAGAGAGGCCGAGAGGAATACCACCTTGTTGTCACAGCCTCGGACGGCTTTCCCTGCGGCCGGAACAGAGAAGGGCTTTCTCTCTGCTCGTTTCGTTCCACTTTGAGGGGCTCTTTATGTGAACTCGGGCTTACCAGACTCTCTGCCCCATCTGTTTAGAGTCTGAAGTGGCTGGACCTGAAGGATAACCCCCTGGATCCTGTCCTGGCCAAGGTGGCAGGGGATTGCTTGGATGAGAAGCAGTGTAAGCAGTGTGCCAACAAGGTAAGCACGAGGCTCCCCAGCGGCTCCTTCATACGTTCCCCTGGGACTTGCCTCCGTCGCCTCCTGTTTTCCCCTCCCAGGGCACCCAtggctgtgtcttttttttttttttttaaagaagatgttgggggtacgagtttattaattaatttagttttgctgtgttgggtcttcgtttctgtgcgagggctttctctagttgtggcaagcgagggccactcttcatcgcgatgcgcaggcctctcactatcgtggcctctcttgttgcggaccacaggctccagacgcgcaggctcagtagttgtggctcacgggcctagttgctccgtggcatgtgggatccttccagaccacggcttgaacccatgtctcctgcattagcaggcagattctcaaccactgcgccaccagggaagccccaaatagcTGTGTCTTTTAAAGCATGAAGGCCTCTGAAGATGTCTAATCTGAACCTGTTAGGCAAAGGCACCTTTGTTCCTCTCTTTCCAAGCAGTAGAATACTGTCTTCTGCTCTACTGCAGTACTTCTGTTCCTAGAAATCAGGACCCTGCATGATCCAACACTGCACTGTTGACAGTTTATATGGAGCAAGAGGGTTAGGCACTGTAGCCTTTCTGAGTCACAGTTACTGAATTTTGATAATAAAGGTATTGTTAGTATTTGTAAGTTTATACCTGTAAACAGACACATCCTGGGCACATCTGGCATTCGACTTCAGTTGAGTCATCTGACAGGAGGAAGGAACTAACTGGCAGCCTGGAAGGCAAATATTGCCAATAACCTTGAAGGTGCTTTGCATTGTTTCTTAAGAACGGCACTGTGCGCATCTCTCAAAAACTCTAGCTGCAGTCATTTTCTCCCTCCAGCTTTAGAACAgattgctgctgcttctgctgagCGCCAGATGACTTACTTGGCTATGTTTAGGGGGCGTTGTGAACACAAAAGAGTTAACTTTAAATGCTAGGTTAATGTAAGCGAAATGTGGGTATGATGGGTCTCTGTGAATCTCGGGAGTAAtggcctttcttttcttatcaCTAGCTCAGGGCTTCTTAGATAGTCTCATCATCTGTGTCACCCGTTGTTACAAGAAACCAAGCACAGCCTCAGTGCATCCAAGAAGCCAAGGCAACAGTTTGCCCTCAGCTGGGAACAGTACAAGTGATCTGTGAATCCTGTTCTAAAAACTTGGTGCTTTAAGAATGTTGTCTGTTCTGAAGACTAACAGTAGCTACCATTGACTGCTCTTCCTCTGTTGTGCCTGCTTTGCATGTTTCATCTCATAACCCTCGTGAACCTGGGAAGTAGGTGTTACTTCTGTATCTCTGACCCGAGAAACCCTCAGTATGCAACacctttcatttatccatttattcattcaactaatactATATTAAACCAAAGTTGCTGATATTCCAgtttttgacctacaaaaataacttttgttgAGTGTAAAGATCTTTAGTATTCACAGGTATTTTCCAGACAAAGCTCCGGGGAGCACGGTGCGTTGGGGACGTGGTGAGAAGCCATGCTCCGGCACCGCTGCCCTCTCCTGCACACACCTTTAGGCACGTACAGGAGTGGCGTGGGCCAGTCAGAAGGAGGTCACTTGCCTCCAGGAGTTAGTTTAGGTCTCGTCAGTTCTGACCTTGTGGGTGCATAGTAACTAATCAGCTTGGCACATAGTGaagcaccttttaaaaataatttgctagTTCAACAGTAATCATCAGGTGCTTACTACCTGCTGTGGACTGGGATAGGTAGACAAAAGCaaccctccagaggctctagaaGAGCCTCTCCCATTTCGGACTGGGCTGTGTTGTCAGGTAACTAACTCTTGATGTATTGTAGCCAAGCTAAAAGGGGCGGCTCTTAAACGTCCAGGTTCTTTATTTAGCCAGTTTTTACCCCCTAAAGCCAACTGAATGGTTGGTGCTTATATAAAATTCAGAGTTCAGGGTGAGACAGGGACTTTGAACTTGGGCCCCCTCTCCACATCATGCTTGACCTTCCTCCAGATCCTGCAGCCCCTTGTTGAGCGCCATTTTTTAGTAAGCTTGACTCCTCTGGAGAGGTGCCAGCTGGTGCAGGTCCTGGGTTACTCGGGACAGGGTTCCTTGTGGCTTTAAGCCAGGCTCTTGGAGGGAGTGGCTTTTGCAGACCTGCTCCTGTGTCCCTCTTATGATAGATGTGGGCATGTCTGAAGTTTCCATGAAGTGAAATAATTACATTTGAATACGTCTGTCCTGCAGGTTGTCTAGTGCAGTAGCgaaacagaaaattaagacaATTTGCTGTCTTCATTTAGAATACTTGAGCTTTTCTTCTCCAGTGTTCATTGAGCTCATAAAATGCCTTTCTCTTACAGCCCTCCTGCGTCTGTGCACTATGCGTAAGAGGGACAAGCTCTGGCCTAGGGACTCAGCAGACGCCCACTCTCAGCTGTGCTACTTCCTAGCCCTGTGACACCAGAGCCTGGGTGTTCTTCCTTATTTTTACAGTGGGCATCCGGTCAGTTGCTCATCACACCTGTATTGAGTGCTATAACTAGCTAAACGCTGTGCTCGCTTGCAGAGCTAAGGACAGTAGTCCCTAGCCCTtagggagcttacagtctaggaCTGAGATGGACAAGAAAACTCCCACgagtgggaggagggagcctGAGGCAGCCAAAAGAGGTCAGGAAAGTGTCTTAGAGGAAGTGCTGTCCCTGTTTAACACAAAAGTTGCTGGGAGAATTACATGAAGCGATTGTGAATGGCAGGACTTTTTAGATCCCAGTTGGCATTGTGTTTCACAGACTTCTTTCCTGACCACTTTAGTGAACTGGGCTTATATGGCTCTTCTAGGTTAACTCCATTAGCTCTGCACAGCTTCCAGGGCCTctggaaagaacagtctctttcTTGAGACTCTCCGCAGTGAAGACAACTGCGGGGAGCACTTCAGCACCCTCCTCTCCCTTTGCAGGTGTTACAGCACATGAAGGCTGTGCAGGTGGATCAGGAGCGAGAGAGGCAGCGGCGGCTGGAAATAGACCGAGGTAGGTGGCCACCCGCCTCATGCTTGAGGAGCTAGGATCCAGGATAGGAGCCGTGCAGAGCAGTGGGGAACAGCGTGGTGGTAGATGGCAGCATCTCTCCAGTCCTGGCTTCTCCACTGAGCCCCACAGTCATAGTCAACTGCTTATCTTTCTGTCTGCTTGGAGGGTTAATAAGTATCTCAAATTAAACATGCCTAACCAGATCCCCTTCAGCACCTTGTGGTGTCCCCCCATAATGGGAGATCACCATCCCTTTAGTTATTCAAGCCTGAAATTGGGAAGATGTCCGTGATTGCTTTCTTCTGTTACTCCCACGTCTAGTCTATCAGCAGTGGCAACTCCAGtgccaccaccacagtcaagccTCCAGCCGGTGGACTGCCATAGTACCTCCTAGCACCATGTCCTGGCTCCACACTTGTGCcgtctccacacagcagccagggagatcttttcaaaacacaaatcaCTTCTGCTGCTATTTGCTTAAAACCCTCTCACGGCTTCCAACTGAACTTAGAATGAAATTCAAACTCAGTAACATGGCCAACAAAGCCCGCCATGACCCAGGCCTGCTTGCTTCTCCGGCCTCGTTCCACACACCAGGGAGAGAGTGCAGTTACCGTCAGCCACACGATCCTCTGCTGTTGCTTGAACACACCAAGAACAGTCTCATCTTAAGGGCTTTGTTGGTTTCCTTTTCCCTCAGGTCTTTACGTGGCTGCCTACTGGCTGCCTGCTGGCTTCATGTGGTCCTCATCTGTTGCCCCAGGTTAACCGTAACCGTTTCAGAACCACTCAAACGAGAAGAGCCAACCCACCTGCCACTCTCTGTCACATCCTCAGTTATTTCCTTTATGGCACATATCACTGTCTTTTCCCCtatttgttcacttgtttattgtttgtctcctTCTGTAGAAAGCAGATGACTTAGGCAGTAGAGCTTGACTTTTCTTCACTGCTGTATCCGAGCACTTGGAACAAggcccggcacacagtaggtgctctgttGACGAGCCGGCTGACTTCTGAGCCCGCTTGCTGGAGGACTCCCGCGGTTAGAGGGACATGTGTAGTACTGGTTACAGGCGGCCCCTGAGATTGGAACCCCTGAGTTGTGACCATTCCTTGTACACGCATGGCCGCTGTGCTACCCATGTTTACTGTGACCACTGCTGCTTTCGCCTCTGGATGGCACATGTTCTCTTGAGGCTGGGCAGAGTGTGTTCTTGGCATTCTTGGTGCTCAGCTGGAACTTGGAGCTTGTTTGTATGTAGAAAAGCAGTGGAAAGCTACAGTGACAAGAATAGTACTATTCAGCTCCATGATAGTTCAAATAGGCTTTTGAGCCCTAAAAGGACATTCAACCACCATTTGTGGCATTCTGGCTTTGGAAAAATGTGCTTCAGTCTTCCAAATAATTTGGGAATGCATTTTTAGAAACCAGTAATTTGTAAGGTGGGTGCTGTATGTAAACATACTTGAGCTGTGGAATAAATCGGAATGTTACATAGACTCCTGAGTTGAAGTCTAGGGTACCCTCTGACAAACTAGTAGTCTTGTTTTTTCAGGAAAACATTTCCATCTTCTCTAACCTTGAACCTGAGCGctccctttttcttcctgccCTCCCCATGCCACATTCCTTTCCGAAGCTTGGGAAGATGGGACTCCCATAGAATCAACACCTCCCTTGTTTCCTCTCCTCATAGTTGAGTTGTGCAAGGCTGTCAGTGGCTGTGTCTTCTGAATTAGTACCTAATTCTAAAGGCGCACCAGACTCATCACCCATGCCTTTCTTATGCCCCCCACCCTTGTTACATCACCCTAGTCTCTGCTGCTTGCGGCTAGGAGTCCCTGAGTAAGAATCCACCGAGCAAACCCTGAGAGCAGCTTAGTGTATTTTAGGGAGGGCTTACTTCCAGAGAGCAGAAAGACAGCTGCTGCTTTTTAACGTATCTTATGTGATCCACAGCATAAGGGAAGGGAGCCTGACTCCATAATCACTTGAGAAAGCACACTGGAGGTTTGTGGAAGAGAAGCCACTTTTGGGTATACTTTCTCATAGAGGCCGAGAAGAAGTGGGAGGCCAAGCAGCGAGCTAAGGAGGCTCAGGAGCGGGAACTGCGGAAGCGGGAGAAGGCGGAAGAGAAGGAGCGCCGGAGGAAGGAGTATGACGCCCTCAAAGCAGCCAAGCGGGAGCAGGAGAAGAAACCTAAGAAGGAAGCAAATCAGGCCCCGAGTAGGTTTTTCTCTCAGTTGCAGGGTTCCAGGAGGGGTGTGGTGGGGACATGGCTTAGGTTTCCAGGAATGGCTGAGTGAgtgagcgagcgagcgagcgaacAAGCTTGCAGACCTTGTCAGGTACAGCATACTCTAAGGCCTGGGAGTAACTCAGAGGGTCCACTTACGGGGAATGGGGACCCTCCTACTGCCCCGAGTGGTTTGTTTCCCCAGTGTCACATGCTTATGTGCAGCTATTTGGGTCAGATGGAGTTTAGAACGTTTCCAGAACAGGGAGTTGCATTTTTGTAAGGGTTAGATTCTAAAATCACCCAGAAAGGTGAAGATTGCATATGGTCACATTACTCTTAAAAGTCCCTGACGTCATCCAGGAAGTGGACTGAGCTTTTGAGTGTGTGGTGCCGTCTCAGTGGTGCCAGCACTGCCTGTGATTTTCTTCCCCAGTTGGACCCGATCACTCTGTTTGGTGAACACCAGGGGAATCACTTGGCCTGCATTCGGGGAGCCATGTCGTATATAAAACACGTTAGTGTTTTGCCTGAATATGTCCCGTTGGATTTGTATAGCAATGTGACTCGATGTATAAGGGAGGACCGTATATCCCCTGGGCCAGAAGGGACACCTGAGGGAGAGGAACCTGAGCAGGGAAGCTCTGGGGAGGGAGGCCTGCAGGGCCTGTCCCTGCTTGCCCCCGCTGGCCTTGAGCAAGTCGCCCAACCTCACCACCTTTCTGTTGCCTTGTGTAAATGAGGATCGTACCTCCTTACAGATTAGTGATaggattaagtgagaaaaacCTATGACAGGATCATGTAGTTCTTGGAATGTGGGTGTTCagtcaggttttttaaaaatttgcctaaaaatctcaaaaccatttttttcttcaataattaTATTCACTGCAGacaatttctttatatatatcgGAAAATGGCAATCACCTGTAATCCCCTGTTCCCAGCATTAATCACTGTTACCAATATGGTATACTTTCTTCCAggctttctttttataataaaaccatTAACAGTATTCATAAATTTTGAACCTGTTTCCCCAAATGGGCAGCACTCTACCCACGCCTGATGCCTCCTGAGGAGCCCCTCCCCTTGGTCCCAAGGGGCCCGGCTCATCAGCATGTTATGGAGAACTTGGGACCCTGGGGACTGTGTGCTAAGTGAAACGTCCAGAATGAGATCCGGTTTTGAATCTACTCCCTGAGATCCAAGGGAGAAAGCGTTCATGTTTCAGTCTCCGCATAGCAAAGTTTTCAAGAGCTCAGATGGTCTGGAAAACGTGTTCTCCTCAGGGCCGGGGGAGTTATCATCAGAGCAGAGGGGTGTGAGTGGACGCGCACGGAGACTAGCATCGACCGCGGGGTGTGCGTCCTTAAACTGACTGGACTTTTTGCCTACTGTGACTTTG
Above is a genomic segment from Phocoena sinus isolate mPhoSin1 chromosome 20, mPhoSin1.pri, whole genome shotgun sequence containing:
- the LRRC59 gene encoding leucine-rich repeat-containing protein 59 isoform X2, which produces MTKAGSKGGNLRDKLDGHELDLSLSDLNEVPVKELAALPKATILDLSCNKLTALPSDFCGLTHLVKLDLSKNKLRQLPADFGRLVNLQHLDLLNNRLVTLPVSFAQLKSLKWLDLKDNPLDPVLAKVAGDCLDEKQCKQCANKVLQHMKAVQVDQERERQRRLEIDREAEKKWEAKQRAKEAQERELRKREKAEEKERRRKEYDALKAAKREQEKKPKKEANQAPKSKSGSRPRKPPPRKHTRSWAVLRLLLLLLLLCVAGGLVACRVTELQQQPLCTSVNTIYDSALRGLRSHDILRWVLQTDSQQ
- the LRRC59 gene encoding leucine-rich repeat-containing protein 59 isoform X1: MGPRSSGPQSFRLLALPATTAGGRALPAPGNTAARLATELGAGTSRCRRWRATEGAPAHAQAALAQPVSVAAEGDVDTEVVVVVAAPAALPKATILDLSCNKLTALPSDFCGLTHLVKLDLSKNKLRQLPADFGRLVNLQHLDLLNNRLVTLPVSFAQLKSLKWLDLKDNPLDPVLAKVAGDCLDEKQCKQCANKVLQHMKAVQVDQERERQRRLEIDREAEKKWEAKQRAKEAQERELRKREKAEEKERRRKEYDALKAAKREQEKKPKKEANQAPKSKSGSRPRKPPPRKHTRSWAVLRLLLLLLLLCVAGGLVACRVTELQQQPLCTSVNTIYDSALRGLRSHDILRWVLQTDSQQ